Below is a window of Phoenix dactylifera cultivar Barhee BC4 unplaced genomic scaffold, palm_55x_up_171113_PBpolish2nd_filt_p 000167F, whole genome shotgun sequence DNA.
CTTCTATCTTCATTTGGTATGTCTTCTAGGTCCTAAAACACTTGCCAATCAAGTTGTTAGATCATTAAAAATTTATGTTATCTAAAAGTTGATAGTTTTACTGTCCTGAAATTAGGCATGTGGAGGATTTACTTTCTATACATGTGTTTCGCACAACAAAGTAAATCAAATATTACCTGAATAGTTTATATCCTAATAAATCCTTTAATGTTACAAAGATTGGAGATAGTACTAAACATTACCATTCGAACTCATCAAAGAAGCTCATGTCGGATGTCCTTGGCAACATAATCATTATCAATCCTTTCTTAACTAGTCGACAAGATACATTGAACAATTAATGTAGAGAGACATGCAACAAGGATCTTTGATCCATGCCATAATGAAAGAGAAGATAAATGGAAAGTAATAAGGCAAATATTATCCATGAACTTCTAACCCAGATATTACTTAACAttgtaataatttaataataccAAAATCTAACAACTCAAAATCAAGATATGAGTTTATGGTAAGTGGTCCCATGGTGGTAAAATCATGGTCAATCTTTTTCTAATTAACCGTTGAGGCATGCTTGAGCTAATCAATATTAACCAACTTGATCAGGATCTCTGTCTTTGACATCCATTGATAATGGATAAAAACATATATGGCAAATAACCAAAAGCAAACATTATCCATAGAACTTCAAATCCATACAAAGGTTCAAATGTTGCAACCATCTCAATACATTCTGACAATTCAAATTAAGAAATGAGATTATGATGGATGGTCAAAGGCAATAAAATTATCATAAACCTTTTCCTAGCTAACTAGTAAGGCATACTTAAATTAAACAATATGGAGAAGCATGTAGCATGCAGCTCTAGCATCAAAGCTTCGTTCCTCGTGGAGGGAAAAGAAAGCTGCAAGGTAGGCTCCATAATTACGcgatatcaattttttttatttttttttaattttatatatttggtATTGCCACCATGTCCCATGCAAATAAATCAAAGTCTACGTATTCTAAAAATCCCTTTTttcctctatctctctctctctctctctccctcactctctctctccctttttatttatttttccctGAATACTTGTGTTTGCTTAGGGGCGCCCAAATGGACCTCCCAACCCCTATGGCCTCGTGGTTTTTCCTTTGCAAAACAATGGGGAGGCTGGAACCCGAACCCCCCTCCTATTTAGAAGCAGCAGGGGGAGGCCGTAAAGCTCATTCTTCGGGCGACTAATCCGAAGTAGGTGAGCGGCTGCGGCGAACGCAAGGGAAGCCCGGATCTCTAACCTATCGTTCTCAAAGATGAGTTCTCGGGGCTTGTTTCCTCCGTTTTTCGTGCATTTGCTTTGATTTATGGGGGTTTTTGCTGGTTTTCTCGCATAAAGTTTGGTCTTTTTTTGATCAATGGGAAGGATTTGGTACTTGGGAGGTTTTTTGAGCTCATAGGAGATGAAGATTGGAGTACATAACGTCAAAAGGTGGGATCTTGGTCACGAATGTGGTTGTTGGAGTAATTGTTTGATCCTTCTTCTGGGTGGGCTTTTGCTGGTGGTTTTTGGAATCTCGCAAGGAGGCTGTTTCTCGTTTGaaattcctctttctttttccttgggTTCTAGAATTTTTAAACGTTGTTTTATGCTCTGTGGAGATGGATGTGCTAGGACTTAAGGCTTTTGAGTCTGGGGTTGTCCCTAGCCTGGCAAAGGTAGGGTGAAGGGAAGAAATTTCTGGATTCCTCTTGCTGTGTGTAGTGTTTTTCTTGGAACATTTTGGATTTCTTTGGGAAATTGGGTTTGGATCGGGTGTTTTTTAGGCGACTTTGGTAGaaagttttattttttgtgaAAGTTTCGGTTGAATCCACAAATTGGAAATTTCAGGTTTGGTTGGGCCTTTGTTTCAAAGgctctttttgttttcttccttCGCTCTCAGTTAGGGAGTGATTTGGAGATGAACTGGAGAATCCGCAACCAGAGATTTCGGGGTCTATCTGGAGAACTTTAGTCAGCGTAAGTAGCTTGTTGGGAAATGGCGGAACAAAACTTGAATGAAGAACAGGGATCTAAGGAGGAGGTGACAATGAGAATGTTTTTAGGAGTAAATTGATGTATTTGGCGAGGATCAGTTTGACGGCTCGAAGGAAGAACATCAGATATTTATGGAGCTTTTTTATGGAAGCAGTGCTGATGATgcaaataatagtaataatttcTCAAGAAGGAGGAATTTCCAATTGCATGAGCATGCCCATTCAAAATCATTGACCAATTTAAATTGTGATGGCTCAGTTCTGACTAATTACTCTTCCCTGAAAGGTTCATCTAAAAAACAGTTTGAGAGTGCAAAGATAAATGTTGGAGAATTAAGTGGATCTGAACGCTTTCCTGAGAGCTCTTCTTCTTGGGCCGGATCAGATTCTCCCAATGTGAATGTGAAGAGGATATCATCTGTTGCActattaaataatatgaataaggAAGATAACATTAATTTGGCTGACACTGATATTAGTTTGGTTGACTTAGATCCATCAAAAGTTGCTTCGAGTGTGCCCATGCAAGATCCTCTCCATCTTCATCAACAAGAACCATGCCACATAGTTGAAACATGCGGTCAGGGCATCTTATCTAGTTACTATCTGTTTAGTGGACATGAAGAAATGGATGGAACTAGTGATATTGATGATGCTGTTGCCTTTAATGATAAATGCAGAAGTCAACACAAGGGAGATGGCAAGACAGTTATTGAAGCTAAATTGGTTACGTCTCCTGCTTCTCAAGAGAGCTTTGTTCCTAGGATTTTGGTAGCTACTGCATCGTCTGCTTCCATGGGGATGCCTGGAGCACTAGTGCACATGAACCATGGTGCCCAAGAGTCAAGTATTCTGAAGATGAACACAATTGGTGCTGCATCAAAGAgggattttattagggatcttCCTGACTGCCTCCGTGCGCATGCCAATCGCCTTCTTATAGATGCAGGATGGAAAATTGAGCCTCGTAAAAGGAGTGACAGGACTAAACTGGCTTCCTATTTCATAGCACCTGTTCCTGTACAAGGACCTGCTATCACTTCGCTCTGTCAAGCTTGGAGGACATGTGGTCAGAAATTATATGCTGATGCATCGGAATCAGAACAGAATGAATGTGGAAGGGAATGGGAGAATGTTGATAGGTTTTGGGGTGATCTGACAGATGTACTGGTGTTCATTGAAAAAAAGACTCAGCCTTCAGAAGACTCTCTACCACTTCTTCAGAGATGGCAACTGCTTGATCCTTTCATCGCAGTGGTGTGCATTGACAGAAAAATTGGTGTTCTGAAAGAAGGAGGGGCACTGAAAGCTGTTAATAGTGCAACATTTCTtctgaatgaaagaaagaatgcCATTTTGGTGGATGATAGTGTGGATAGAGTATGCAATCACCTTGCATCATCCAATTTATCTCCACTAACTAGTTTGACTAATACTATTCTACCAGCCGTAGATCTTGATCACAGGGCTAAGATGATTGAAGGTTCCAAAAATCAGCATGGTTTACAGCATTGCCTAGATTTGCAAATCAGGCACCAGTACAGGGGAGGAAAACAGAAACTTAATTGTTCGGGAATACAGAAGAAAAGCCATAAAAGCCTTTCCAGGCACATAAGAAAGGAATTATCTTCTACTAGGTGTTTGCATGACATGACTTGCTCCAAGGCCTTGGAAAGTCACCATTATAAAACAACCAGGTCAGCCAATAAATTGGAATCTGATTTAGGAATACCAGTGTCTCATGATCCAGTGCCTGTTAAAGTTGCTCATTTGAATGCATCCTCCATTAATCAGGAAAATGGGGTACCTTCCTGTTCTAATGGTGAATTGCTCATGGTAGATGAGCCATGTGAGTTTACAACAAGTAATCAGCAGATGCCAGCTATTTATACAGAAGGGAGGATAGTTAGTGATGGAATAGATGAACTTTATGAGGAAGATGGGTATGTTTCTGGGATTTCCCAGAATAGCATTGTTGAAGTTGTTGCACAAGCTGGGGCCTACAAGATTGGCACAGAGAGTCATTTTGTGGCTGAAAAGGTTGGGAACCTTGAGGCTTTAACATCTGAACTGGAGCAGGTTTCTGCAGCAAAGCCAGCAAATGGTTCTGCTAAAAAGGCTCGTAAAAGATCCAAGAAAATATCAGAAATTGAATCTACTGAAATCAGCAGTTTTTATGATGGAACTAGCGGAGATGTTTTCAGTTTCCATATGGATGGAAAGATTGATGATTATATCGGACTTCCACTTGGTCCGGACGAGTCCTGTATACTGGGATGGGAATCAACTTCAGAATGCGTAAAGCAGCTACAATACCTTGAAAAGCACCATTCTCTTGATgctttaaaaactgaaaaagttGATGCATCTGCAGTACCAAAAGTTCTTCTGACAAGAAAGGCACAAAAGAAGCATGTTAAACCAGAAACTATTGCAGCAAAACAGTGTGGCAAGGACAAGAAAGGCAATATAACTATGCATTTTGAGGATGAACCTGGAAGTAATATGTTGAATATAGATGGAGATCAAAAAGATATAGCATGTCTTGGATCATCAAAAAATGAAATTAATCCAAAAAGGTCTGGTTCGAAAAAATCCATGTCTATGAGCAAATCCCAGCAAAAATTGTCATCCTTGTCCAAAAAGATCCAGTGTCAGTGTCTTGATTTTGAAGAATCAGTTGTTGCATCGGATGATGGCAATATTCCGACAGAATCCCATGCCAACAACAAAAGTCTTAAATTTAGTGTGTTTTCTGACCCACAGAAGAAGCGAAAAGTGTTCGCACCAAACAAACCTGGAGCATGTAAGAGAACTGGACGAAAGCGGCCACGTGGATTTCGTATCAATGATGATGACTTGTTAGTTACTGCAATTGTTAAAAACAAAGATTTCAGCTCCTGCGATAAAAGAGTTGCTTCAAAAGCAGGGGCTTCTCAGTCAAAAGCACTAAGAAAGCTTAAAAGTCAAAAACGAGGTTGTGGGTTGCTCCTGCGGACTCCTGGAAAAGGTGGAAAGCACTCCATAAATGGGAAGCGATTAATCCTGGGAGCAAGAACAGTGCTATGCTGGTTGATTGAGATGGGTGTTGTATCATCCAAAGATGTTCTGCAGTACAGGAACCTGAAGAACAAAGACATGGTAAAGGATGGGTGGATTTCTAGAGATGGAATTCTTTGTAAATGCTGCTCCAAGATCCTCTCAGTGACTGACTTTAAGGTTCATGCTGGTTCCAATTTGCAAAAACCATCTTCGAATCTTTTTCTGGAATCTGGTAAGTCATACACCCTCTGTCTGCTTGAGGCATGGTCTGCTGAATACAAGTTAAGGAAAAACCATATGCAAGTCATGGAAGTTGAGGAGGTGGATCAAAATGATGATACCTGTGGTTTTTGTGGTGATGGTGGTGAGTTAATATGTTGTGATAACTGCCCATCTACCTATCATCGAGCATGCTTGCCTGCACAGGTATTTCCCTTATGTCCAGATTTCATTCAAATTGCTTACTTCTACCATGATATTTGATTATGAAGATGAATATTGTTCACTGTTTTGGCATGCAATGTGGttttacaatattttttttagcatTTATTGGTTATATGTCTCAACAATAACATCATGCTATTGATAGTTGAAAATTTGGAAGTTTGAtcaacattttttcttgaaattgagGATTCTTGGAATAGCGTATAAATTTGGCAATTCATATGTGGAATTATCTTGCTTGTTGTGTTCTCCAAATATAACGATCTTTCTACTAAGAATAAAaggaatttatttatttatttcttttttgaagAACCGCCAACCACCTCCCCGCGCCTACTAAtaacataaatataatatcTCATAACCATCAATTTGACTTTGTTCTTATTTTCATTAACATTTCCACCGAATTTGGGTACTTAGAATTTCTTCCATTGATGTTGAAACCCAAAGTTTTAAATTATGGTGGGATGACAGGGTGTCCTATTGTCTCAAGTGTCAGATGGGGTACTGTTCCAAGTGTCAGTATGGGATGGGTTGGGAAATGAACTGGGACGGGATGGGACATCAACCATGCCAAGTTTCAGGACATGAGATGTCTTGTTCTATGGAATAACCAGGATGGCCTTAATCCatggtatttaaaaccttgttgAAACCTATATTCTTCAAGGCTTCACTTCATATTCTAGCACTCAATTCCATTCTCATTTTGTCAACTCATACTTATGTTTTGCAAATAACATTTGCTATGGCCATCATCTTCTTGACtacttgaaaaaaaatatacagcAAGTATAAAGAGGTATAGTCTTATAGACTTAGTACTGGCCCTTATTTTATGCCCATTTGACCAGAAACCCGTATCTTGTCACCAGTAATCTAATGTTTATAACTTCTCCATCATACATGTCCTTGACAACTTGAATATAATATTATCCTGTTATATGCTTTCCCTAAGATGATAAAGACCATGTGCACTTTGTTTCTCTTTTCTAATCTAAGCAAGAATGAGTCCTTAATCACTAGTTATCCTCTGGAATAAATGCAAACTGGTTTTCTGAACGTCTTGTCTTTTGAATGATCTTTTTGCCCACTCCTCTCATTATGTTATGGTGTAGCCTATAAGCTTAATTGGGTAAGAACTGGCGCCACTGTTTTACGTCAATTTCAAGCCTATAGATGGGTTCTAATGCCATATGATACTTGTCTAATCAATCTTATATTCTTGATTATTAAGATCTCGTGAAGCCTTTTGCCAAGCATTCTTTGCATTGAGTATTGCTCTATAGCTGACCGCATTTTGATGAGAAAAGGCTTGGGTGATGATGATGATCATGATGATTGATGATGGTGATTGCATATAAGTGATTTAGCAGCTTGACACTCCTCCAATGACCTATCCTGTCCTAATTAAAATTTACATCTGGTGTCATGTCCTGTCCTTTCATATTCTTTCTAAAGGCTTCTTGACTTCAGATTTTTTGAACTGAGCAATATCATCCCAGCAACTCCAAATACATGTTTCGTCTAAATTAGTATGACAACTAGAGTTTGCATTCAACACTTTTTGGTAGCAAACTTTTTTCTCCTTGTTTGATTTCCTTTAACTCACTTTTATTGCACTTAGTTATGTTTATATATCTCTGTTTTCCTTCCCCTCATCATTGTGAGCATGTTGGTTTCTTTCTTGCCTTCTTCCAAGTCCTACCCATTATCTAGATATTTGTAAGTTGATTTTACAGTTCTGGTTGCTTTTTGTAATAGTCATcagctttattttatttgtcctTGCAAATTCATCAAAGTATGAACTCTTCTTAATCATACATTGTACTTTATCATTTCACCATCAAGTTTTATTGCATGTGTGCTGTTTACCTTGAAATTATCCAAGAACCAGTTTAGCAATCCTCTAAACATAATTTTCCACGTGAACGTATGCCCTACAGGTTTGGCTCTAAACTGCATTGCTTTCTAACAgtattttatttgcaaattaTGTTGCATTTTCCTTTTAAGTTACCCCAACTTAATCTTGAGAATTTGAGTTtaaatttcctttttttcttttccctaatGTATATAATTGTAATTTATAGTCCATGCTCTTTTGTAGGCCTTCTTGAGGTATCACATCCCCAAGTTTACATGTTGATCCCTCTTTCCTTTTTAATGTATCTGCTTGTTGATATATTCAATCCACTTTTAACAGCAATTAAATGTTTATCTGTTTTCTTCCATCGTAAGTATTTTCTAGTGCAATATCATAGGCCACGACAAACTAAAGTATTCAAGTTCTTCTTGTCTCTGTGTCTTGAAATCCATATTCACCAAGTACCCTCTCAGATTCTTTGCTACTTATCCCTAGATGGCGATATATCTTATCACATTAATATCATCTAAACTTTGATTCTCCTTGCGCTAATCCATCAATATACTCTCAGAGTTTTTCTGTAATTCCAATATACTTGTGGTGCATAAACATGAATTTTTTCATTATTTGCTCAACATAGATAAGCTTGTAGCATCGCCAGCTTCATTTCattttctagctttccatttGAATGTATTGAATATCTTGTGATCGagaatttttgtttctcttCATTATTGTACCCATCAGTGTGAATGTTTTCATCCTGATCCTGAGTTAGATATGTGCAACATAAGGTTGTTAAACAACCCGGATTCTTGTTAATATTAGGGTTGAGAAGTGAGACATCTAATAAGATCTTTGAAGGTCTCCATGCTTCAAGAAACTAGCTGTTATTGAGGAGCAATTTTGGTACCATGATATCGTATTGAGTCTTATGGTATATCTGAATCCTACTCTACAGAATCCTGCTTGGGTTAAAGCTTCTCTAGTTTATTTTGACTTttgttttgattttgtataCTCCACTATATTTCTTGCTGGTTTTTCTCCTTAAATGTGTGGTTCTATTCTCTTCTTGTTGGCAAGTAAAAATTGCTTCATTATTGTGAAAAAGGGCTGAGATGAGGATGCTCCGATATTTTATGATCTCCAGGCCTTATCAGTTCCTTGATGATTTCCTGGTGTTTGATATCAATGGCTAATATTATCTTATACTAATGCAAGCTCTTCATTGAGAAGGATGCCTACTTTTTCTATATCAAATTCTTAGGGTTCCTTTTACCTATGATTCCTTGCAAATATGGAGATTTTCTTTTGGTTAATCCGGGGGAGCGATGCTGACCTGGGTATCTATTTTGCTCATTCAACTAGCAAGACACATGATGTTGTTTAATCTTACAAAGGATTTGGACCATTTCCATCCAGTTTAAAAGAGCAATAATATCTAGAGAAATCAATCAAGTTAACCTTATATCTGTTTGGAGAGTAGGCTGTACAACAATATGTATGTTAATTTTTTTGACTAATTTGGGTATCTGTATGTCATATATGCATGCAGTTTTAGGTCTGTGTCCAAGTATTGCATCATAGATGCTGACTATGAGCTTGGAATCTCTTGCAATATCACATCCTTGCCCGCTGTGTACGTGTGTATGATGTCTTAGATTAATGTCGCACTTAACAATTTCCATTCTATGGTTCCAGTAATCTTTGTTGTCAGTGCTTGTTTTGGTTTTATTCCCGTAAGTAGTTTCTGAGTTAGGCAATTTAAAATCAGTCTTCTAGAGACACTAAACATGTCATGGAGTGTTTTTATCTCCATAATTTTCTTCTCGGTGAATATCTTGAGGAGTTCTTACCCAGTCTGctattcaagttttttttttgataaaataatttacatagcaaattttgaattctgatgcttatttctttttctatgcAGGAGATTCCAGAAGGCAGTTGGTATTGCCGCAATTGCCTTTGTGAGACCTGTGGTGATGTGGTTAAAGGAAAAGAAGCTTCAAGTTCCCTTGCTGTATTAGAATGCTCACaatgtgaaaaaaaaatgtaagctGTTGAAGATTTTTGCTTAGCATAGATATACATGCCCATATGATTTCTAGACAAACTTAGACATTGAAGATCACAATCAGTGGTGTAGATTTTCATTATCATTATTGCATCACAATCTTTTTAGCCCAATCTCAGAAGGCCTTTTATTTTTACTCCctctatatatctatatatgtatatttgcatgtatgttatatttatatgtatatgggTGTAAGCATGCTTGCATACATGTATAACTTGACTCATGATTTTGTTATCTTTTGAGCAATTTTGGATTCATAATAGCTTTTTTTTGGAACTCGGAGGTGACTTGTTAGTCTAACAATGATATCagagtatgattttttttaaaaaaatttttttaaggaaaGAGAATGGTAAACTCTTGAGGACAAGTATGCAGTTGGGTTTGTTGCATGGCTTTTGTTCGGGATACTATTGCATATTCTGCTGCATTACGTATCAAAATAAATACTTTTACTTAAGTTCTGCTGTACCGCCCCATACCATCCGATACGGGGCGTACCGTACCATATCGGAAGAAAATCGGTACGAAACACATCTTCAAGTCGGTAGAAGCCCCGTATCGCCCTATATTGAGTTACACCGCCCCGTACTAAGGCGTACCAACTTATATGCGTACCGGCTCATACCAAGGCGTACCGATATGAAAATCGAGAAAATAGGTAAGACAACTATTTTGGCATAGAGGTATACCGTACTGTACCAAAATGATAAAGTATCAATACGGTACCTGGTACATATACAGTATCTGATACCGATACGTTATCCGGTACCGAGATTGTGGACCTTGCTTATACCGATAATTATGTGTTGCATGAAAGTGGCATCAACTATTTTGATAGTGTATGTTAGGCTATTGTCTCATGGCACCTTCGCTAGTCAAATTACTTGCTCCTCTTGTTTCATGGATATCTTATAATTTCAAACCTTCAATTCCATTTTTTTACACAAACTAATATATTTGTATTGTTATCAACAGATCATGATATATGCCTAAAGGAAAAAACTGTATGCAATGGTGAAGCGGGACCTGGTGCATGGTTTTGTGGAAGAAATTGTCAGGAGGTATGTGCATATTTAATTCTTTTATAAAAAGATGCTTAATCAATTGGTGGTTTATCATTGATAAAACATCTAGATTTGCAGGGAGAAACTTTTCTTAGCCTTTTATAAAGTTCATTTTGAAATGAATCAAATGCTCAGCATATGGAGATGCACATTTATTTTTGTCCAACTGAACAATCTTAATTTCCTTAAATTCACTGACATAGTGGAGGAAACTAAAAGAAAGTGCCGGTTCTCATTTATAGGAAATAGTTAAGTTCTTCCATATATAGTCGACACCAAGATTTGCCATACTAGTTAATATAGTGCATATCGATTGTACTGAACCATATTGGTACTGAACTGATATGTGGTATGGAGGGTGTACCGACACTTGGTATGCCAAACTAACTCTTGTTCCAGGCATACCAACATTGTCAAAGGATGATACAAGCACGAGATCCGGTACCGAGACAACGAACTTTGGTCAACGCTATTTATTGTTTCGTCATGTCTTATTAAGAGTATACTTGCATTATTTTTTTGTGTAACACAAGTGATATTTCCAATATACGTGGAATATTTTGCAAACCAGCATATGGTTAGTCAGCACCTACCAAAGGATCTTAATCAGTCGTTACTATTTCATATAGCTTTTAGTGGAATTAGATCTTCAACAGGATGTAGACAACTATCATTACCTTTTTGACATCTACTATATACTTAGCATATCTTGGTCGAAAAACACCATCAAAATAGACTATTTCTTCAGAATTTTTGTTCTGGCATTATATTTGTAGCCACTTTACTCTGTCTTTGTTAACTACTATATGTATAAAGTTTATACTTTCTATTCCTAAGATGAAGCTGATATATCATGTGCAAGTGTCAAGCTTGATGTTATGACAGTGCTTTGAGATTATGGTTAATGCTTTTTGTAAGAGTTAAACTTGATGCTGCAAGTTTGTTCCTTACAATAACCATGATCTAAATTATTGTTGCACATTACCATGCATTGACAGCATGCACAAACCATGCCTTGATAAAATGACACCGTATCCATTGTGCCACCTACTTTACAAACATGTTTGAAATATCTAGAATCTCCTTATGGGCTTTGACttgttttattaattaatttttgtttgtaTAATAATTTGTAAGAGTTTTCTTAAGATACTACCCTTTTGTGTCATTTAATATCACTGTtgctattttttaataatttcctTGTCCCTTTCTTTTGCTGGTGCTAGCAGGTTTACTCAGGTCTGCATTCTCGTGTTGGAGTTCTGAGCTGTCTTGGTGATGGGTATTCATGGACCATTCTGAGATGCAATCATGAATTTAACTCTACACAGAAAATAGCACTAATGGCAGAATGCAACGCAAAGCTAGCCATTGCCCTAAGTATCATGGAGGAATGCTTTCTTCCAATGGTGGATCCTAGAACAGGCATAGACATGATACCACATGTCTTGTACAATAGGCGGTAAAGTTTTCTAGCCGTCGGGCTTGATTCTGTTTCACATCATCTTATAGCTTGTCATCTTGTTATGTTGTTTATCATTGTTACTGGATATTTGTGTAGCTAAAATTGTATAGCATTTCCATATCTTGACATTTGCACTATacttcacaaaaataaacattTCTAGATCTTTAATGCGGCATTTGGTTTGCTGGAATGGAACAGACATTCCAGCTTTGATCtcatttttaatgttttattatGCAACAAATAATTGAATGAGCTTTCCTTTGGAAGTGACATTCTATCAAACAAGGGATTGTGATTCCACTCTAAAATGGGAAGAAGTCATTCAGGTGCAAATAGGTCGGGTCGAACCGGGTCACGAGTGACCCCAACCCGACTCGGTTTCTTGTTCGGGTTTTGATGTCGGACTCAGACCCAATTAAATAGAAGATCGGTCGGGTCGGATCTATAGCTAAAATTTGACCCAACGGGTCATTTGGTTCGAGTAGGTCCATGTATAACCCGATACTAACTAGAAAATTTTGGGTTCGGATCAGGTCTGTGTCAGGTTTGGGTCACACATATGGAGTTCTAAAAAGAAAGTTAAATTTGGATAAAAGAAAATCCTTGCTTCATCATAAGATAATAAGAcatgaatatttttttggaAGCATGTTATGATACATTTTGCATGATAACTTTTTTCCAACAAGGCTTAAAAAACAATTGAAAAGAGCTCCAAAAGTTGAGCATTCCTTATGGATTGTACgaattattatatttaaaaatatctaATAGACTGAAACAAAGCATGAATAGAATGCCAAGTCAATcacaatattaatatataatctaAAAGTCAAACTTTTCATCAAAGGATATGAATTAGCTATCTAGTTTGCCACAACGTCCCTTATATCATGTGAATAAAATCAGATCAAGAAGTTTGGATTGGTGGGATGATGACACCATTTATTTCAAAGCAATTAATTGATGATGGATGCCACCGTTGCATGAGACTAATCTCTAACTTTGGGAGAGTAGACTATAGATGGTACACCAACTTAACACCCCCCTGCCACCTTAGGTTAATGGGTATTTCGGGTTTGGGTCGGGTCAGAAGACCCATATTCGACCCATATAACAATCGGGTTGGGTCGAAACTCAAGAAACCTAGATCCGACCCAAAATAAAGAACGGGTTTAAGTTTGGAACCTGACTTGGCCCCACAG
It encodes the following:
- the LOC103713918 gene encoding increased DNA methylation 1-like; this translates as IDVFGEDQFDGSKEEHQIFMELFYGSSADDANNSNNFSRRRNFQLHEHAHSKSLTNLNCDGSVLTNYSSLKGSSKKQFESAKINVGELSGSERFPESSSSWAGSDSPNVNVKRISSVALLNNMNKEDNINLADTDISLVDLDPSKVASSVPMQDPLHLHQQEPCHIVETCGQGILSSYYLFSGHEEMDGTSDIDDAVAFNDKCRSQHKGDGKTVIEAKLVTSPASQESFVPRILVATASSASMGMPGALVHMNHGAQESSILKMNTIGAASKRDFIRDLPDCLRAHANRLLIDAGWKIEPRKRSDRTKLASYFIAPVPVQGPAITSLCQAWRTCGQKLYADASESEQNECGREWENVDRFWGDLTDVLVFIEKKTQPSEDSLPLLQRWQLLDPFIAVVCIDRKIGVLKEGGALKAVNSATFLLNERKNAILVDDSVDRVCNHLASSNLSPLTSLTNTILPAVDLDHRAKMIEGSKNQHGLQHCLDLQIRHQYRGGKQKLNCSGIQKKSHKSLSRHIRKELSSTRCLHDMTCSKALESHHYKTTRSANKLESDLGIPVSHDPVPVKVAHLNASSINQENGVPSCSNGELLMVDEPCEFTTSNQQMPAIYTEGRIVSDGIDELYEEDGYVSGISQNSIVEVVAQAGAYKIGTESHFVAEKVGNLEALTSELEQVSAAKPANGSAKKARKRSKKISEIESTEISSFYDGTSGDVFSFHMDGKIDDYIGLPLGPDESCILGWESTSECVKQLQYLEKHHSLDALKTEKVDASAVPKVLLTRKAQKKHVKPETIAAKQCGKDKKGNITMHFEDEPGSNMLNIDGDQKDIACLGSSKNEINPKRSGSKKSMSMSKSQQKLSSLSKKIQCQCLDFEESVVASDDGNIPTESHANNKSLKFSVFSDPQKKRKVFAPNKPGACKRTGRKRPRGFRINDDDLLVTAIVKNKDFSSCDKRVASKAGASQSKALRKLKSQKRGCGLLLRTPGKGGKHSINGKRLILGARTVLCWLIEMGVVSSKDVLQYRNLKNKDMVKDGWISRDGILCKCCSKILSVTDFKVHAGSNLQKPSSNLFLESGKSYTLCLLEAWSAEYKLRKNHMQVMEVEEVDQNDDTCGFCGDGGELICCDNCPSTYHRACLPAQEIPEGSWYCRNCLCETCGDVVKGKEASSSLAVLECSQCEKKMKENGKLLRTNHDICLKEKTVCNGEAGPGAWFCGRNCQEVYSGLHSRVGVLSCLGDGYSWTILRCNHEFNSTQKIALMAECNAKLAIALSIMEECFLPMVDPRTGIDMIPHVLYNRRSNFARLNYQGFYTVVLEKGDGIIAVASIRVHGVRVAEMPLIATCSEHRRQGMCRRLVDAVEKLLKSFKVKMLVLSAIPNLVDAWTSGFGFKPIEDNEKRWLDQVNLMLFPGTSLLIKRLDEVSAEASENAGGRSDLYLSEDQTRNLGGSNEMNDTEAAKQDAENARVYPDAVSLPANSI